A stretch of DNA from Bacillota bacterium:
AAAACTCAACCAGGAGCTTCTGAAAATAAGAGTCCGTCCTTATTACATCTTCCACGCCAAACCGGTAAAAGGGACGCGCCATTTCATCACGACCCTGAACGAGGGCCTGGAAATAATGGATAAACTGCGCGGTCATACCTCCGGCCTTGCTGTACCGACCTACATTATTAATGCTCCTAACGGCCGGGGGAAGGTTCCGGTGCTTCCTAATTATATCCTGCGCAACGACGGGGACTCGGTCAGGCTGAGAAACTGGGAACACCGTGAAATCGAATGCACTATCATTCCGGAGGATGACGGAACGACAATATAGCCGGCATCTTTGAGTTCTAAAAGGGAGGGGAGTCTTGTTTTTCGCACCCGGTCGGGGTAAAGGCACCCTCCCTCAGGCAAACCTCTGTTGCTTCCACCCGAAGTGCGCCGGCATTCGCATGTATGCACGCTATCCTTCCTTGTACCATAGTTTTTTGCCTTTTACAAACTCTTCGGCGCCCTGTTTTCTTATCTTTTTCAGGTTTTCAATATGGGCGACACCGTGCGACGGTTTTAAGAAGTCAAGCTTATTGCAGGTTTCAAATTCGGCGCATTCCCAGCAGCCTTCGATGGCTTTCTTTTCGCAGCACTTTCGCATTTTACAGAAGGGCGGACCCCCGCCGCCCCTGCAGGCTCTTTTGCAGCGGAATTTTACCATCGCGCCGAGCACTTCGTAACAATCCGTGTACCTTTCAAACACCTTAAAGAACGAAAAAGTCGACATAAATTCCGCTGTTTTATCGAACCTTATCTGCCGGAGTTCTTTTCTGAGGTCCCTCGCCAGGTCGGCGATCCTGCCGGTATGGTTGGGACAATCGCCGCAGTAAAGGCCGCAATACGCGATTAAGCCCGCACTTTCTTTATCCATTGTTTCTCCCCTATTCTTACAACATTGAATTTCATTACGGACATCGCCAGCGCTAATCATTTATTCAAGCGTGAACCCCCGCATCTCCTCCTTTACAGGGTGGAAAACCCGGCGTTTCTTTCTGCCGATGGTATCCGGCGGTTAAATACGTCCGGGGCGCGTTCGTTGAGGGATTCGGGCAGGCCGTTTGGGGTTGTCTGGTGTATGTCGGACAGGTGAATTCTTCTTTATGCGGTTCAATTTTCCTGCCGTTTTAATAAAAATGGGTGTTTAGAAGGGTGCCCGGGCAAAAAATTCTAATTAATACTTGATGGCGATAAATATTAAAAATATTATATATATAACCATATATATATAATCCTATAAAGAGCAAAAAAGGAGGTAAAACATGTCGCTAAAACACGCGCTGCTGGGATTTTTAAACTACAAGGGAATGACCGGTTACGATCTTAAGC
This window harbors:
- a CDS encoding DUF3795 domain-containing protein — its product is MDKESAGLIAYCGLYCGDCPNHTGRIADLARDLRKELRQIRFDKTAEFMSTFSFFKVFERYTDCYEVLGAMVKFRCKRACRGGGGPPFCKMRKCCEKKAIEGCWECAEFETCNKLDFLKPSHGVAHIENLKKIRKQGAEEFVKGKKLWYKEG